One Ranitomeya variabilis isolate aRanVar5 chromosome 5, aRanVar5.hap1, whole genome shotgun sequence DNA window includes the following coding sequences:
- the DDX11 gene encoding ATP-dependent DNA helicase DDX11 isoform X1 — MDVPSRPADPVPSRPADPVPSRPADPVTFPFPFPPYPIQEQFMTELYRVLEAGKVGIFESPTGTGKSLSLICGSLTWLRDFEEKKRQEEAEALAAETAVGSTVTGSTAEPDWVTQFLQKKEEMDVKNKIKEDQLRRKKREEKLEQMRRNVQLKFAAKRKREEDDETIRLLRLSQQILSPGGEGPSLEEGEEELLLAEYESDEETKKEGRKSDDEDDCEEEHVTKIYYCSRTHSQLSQFVHELQKSPFGKETRLVSLGSRQNMCVNEDVRRLSSVQLINDRCMEMQKTKHDKKNEEPEGKKKRGGRATCPFYSYDQMQFLRDEILLEVKDIEQLVTQAREVTACPYYASRYAVPAAQLVVLPYQTLLHDCTRRASGIKLKQQVVIIDEAHNLIDTITGMYSCQVTGAQLCQAHSQLAQYSERYRSRLKAKNLMYVKQILFLLEKFVGALGGNVRQNPNFQSVSQAGTELRSINDFLFYSHVDNINLFKVQRYCVKSMISRKLFGFTEKFRGTSIVNPVKAGAKTGGFQQFLQNLNPKNQGEGAAEISENDPVRSASPLMQIESFLSALTNANQDGRVLVQMQGSVARSRLKFLMLNPAVHFAEVLRECRAVIIAGGTMQPVSDFKQQLLMAAGLQPERIVEFSCGHVIPPENILPIVLCSGPTNQQLEFTYEKRGRPDMMDETGRILANLCNVVPGGLVCFFPSYEYEKLILDHWETTGTMKRLAGKKKIFQEPKQASCVDQVLSEYSRCIKLSGRSAGPLTGALLFSVVGGKMSEGINFSDDLGRCIVMVGMPYPNIRSPELQEKISYLDHTLPKTDGGSAGKTLIENLCMKAVNQSIGRAIRHRGDFASIVLLDHRYSRPTILRKLPQWIRGSTEVRPSFAPAFASIRKFFQMKKMPS, encoded by the exons ATGGATGTGCCGTCTCGCCCCGCGGACCCTGTGCCGTCTCGCCCCGCGGACCCTGTGCCGTCTCGCCCCGCGGACCCTGTGACATTCCCTTTCCCCTTCCCGCCGTACCCCATCCAGGAGCAGTTCATGACGGAGCTTTATCGGGTGCTCGAGGCCGGGAAAGTCGGGATATTTGAGAGTCCTACAGGCACG GGCAAGTCCTTGAGTCTGATCTGCGGCTCCCTGACTTGGTTGCGGGACTTTGAAGAGAAGAAGCGGCAGGAGGAGGCCGAGGCGCTGGCGGCAGAAACGGCAGTCGGCTCCACAGTCACCGGATCCACGGCCGAGCCCGACTGGGTGACCCAGTTcttacagaagaaagaagagatggACGTGAAGAACAAGATAAAG GAGGATCAGCTGCGAAGGAAGAAACGAGAAGAGAAACTGGAGCAGATGCGACGTAACGTCCAGCTGAAGTTCGCCGCCAAGAGAAAG AGGGAAGAGGATGATGAGACGATTCGTCTTCTCCGGCTCAGTCAGCAGATATTGTCCCCCGGAGGGGAAGGCCCGAGCCTGGAGGAAGGAGAGGAAGAGCTGCTCCTCGCCGAATATGAAAGTGACGAGGAAACGAAGAAAGAAGGCAGAAA ATCGGATGATGAGGATGATTGTGAAGAAGAGCATGTGACGAAG ATTTATTATTGCAGCCGCACTCACTCTCAGCTTTCGCAGTTTGTCCATGAACTACAGAAAAGTCCATTTGGGAAAGAGACTCGTCTGGTGTCCCTGGGGTCTCGGCAG AACATGTGTGTGAACGAGGACGTGCGGCGTCTGAGCTCCGTCCAGCTCATCAACGACCGCTGCATGGAGATGCAGAAGACCAAGCACG ATAAGAAGAACGAGGAGCCGGAGGGGAAGAAGAAGCGCGGAGGGCGGGCGACTTGTCCCTTCTATTCCTACGATCAAATGCAGTTTTTGCGGGATGAGATTCTCCTGGAGGTGAAGGACATTGAGCAGCTGGTGACTCAGGCCCGGGAGGTGACGGCGTGCCCGTACTATGCCAGCCGCTATGCCGTCCCTGCCGCACAG CTGGTGGTCCTCCCTTACCAGACGCTGCTCCATGACTGCACCCGCCGGGCGTCCGGCATCAAGCTGAAGCAGCAGGTGGTGATCATCGACGAAGCTCACAACCTGATAGACACCATAACCGGCATGTACAGCTGCCAGGTGACCGGGGCCCAG TTGTGCCAGGCGCACTCCCAGCTGGCGCAGTACTCGGAGCGATACAG GAGTCGACTGAAGGCAAAAAACCTGATGTACGTAAAGCAGATTCTCTTCCTGTTGGAGAAGTTTGTGGGGGCCCTCGGAG GGAACGTCAGGCAGAACCCAAATTTCCAGAGCGTGTCGCAGGCGG GCACCGAGCTCAGATCCATCAACGATTTCCTCTTCTACAGTCACGTGGACAACATCAACCTGTTCAAG GTCCAGAGATATTGTGTGAAAAGCATGATCAGCAGGAAG TTGTTCGGCTTCACCGAGAAATTCAGAGGGACGTCCATTGTTAACCCTGTGAAGGCCGGAGCCAAAACCGGAGGATTCCAGCAATTCCTACAGAACCTGAATCCGAAAAACCAGGGAGAAG GGGCGGCTGAGATCAGTGAGAACGACCCCGTTCGTTCTGCGTCGCCGTTAATGCAGATTGAAAGCTTCCTCTCCGCATTGACCAATGCCAACCAAGATGGACGTGTCCTGGTACAGATGCAAG GTTCGGTGGCGCGGAGCCGTCTGAAGTTCCTGATGCTGAACCCGGCGGTGCATTTCGCGGAGGTCTTGCGGGAGTGTCGCGCCGTGATCATCGCCGGAGGGACGATGCAGCCG GTTTCTGACTTTAAGCAGCAGTTGCTGATGGCGGCCGGGCTGCAGCCAGAGAGGATCGTTGAGTTCTCGTGCG GTCACGTGATTCCACCCGAAAATATTTTACCCATAGTGCTGTGCAGCGGGCCGACCAATCAGCAGCTGGAATTCACCTACGAGAAGAGGGGTCGGCCGGACATG ATGGACGAGACCGGACGGATTCTGGCCAACCTGTGTAACGTGGTCCCGGGGGGTCTCGTCTGCTTCTTCCCTTCTTACGAGTACGAGAAGCTGATCCTGGATCACTGGGAGACGACGGGAACAATGAAGAGACTGGCGGGAAAGAAAAAG ATATTTCAGGAGCCTAAGCAGGCGAGTTGTGTGGATCAGGTCCTGTCCGAGTACTCGCGGTGCATCAAG CTCTCGGGACGATCCGCAGGGCCCCTGACCGGAGCGCTGCTCTTTTCTGTGGTCGGAGGAAAAATGAGCGAAGGAATCAACTTTTCTGACGACTTGGGCCG GTGCATTGTGATGGTGGGAATGCCGTACCCCAATATCCGCTCCCCCGAGCTGCAGGAGAAGATTTCGTATCTGGATCACACGCTG CCCAAGACTGACGGGGGGTCTGCTGGGAAAACGCTCATCGAGAATCTGTGCATGAAAGCCGTCAATCAGTCCATTG GACGAGCCATTCGGCACCGCGGTGACTTCGCCAGCATCGTCCTCTTAGACCACAGATACTCCAGACCCACGATCCTCCGTAAACTACCGCAGTGGATCCGCGGCAGCACAGAGGTCAGACCGTCCTTCGCTCCCGCTTTTGCCTCCATTAGAAAG TTTTTCCAGATGAAGAAGATGCCATCTTGA
- the DDX11 gene encoding ATP-dependent DNA helicase DDX11 isoform X3 gives MDVPSRPADPVPSRPADPVPSRPADPVTFPFPFPPYPIQEQFMTELYRVLEAGKVGIFESPTGTGKSLSLICGSLTWLRDFEEKKRQEEAEALAAETAVGSTVTGSTAEPDWVTQFLQKKEEMDVKNKIKEDQLRRKKREEKLEQMRRNVQLKFAAKRKREEDDETIRLLRLSQQILSPGGEGPSLEEGEEELLLAEYESDEETKKEGRKSDDEDDCEEEHVTKIYYCSRTHSQLSQFVHELQKSPFGKETRLVSLGSRQNMCVNEDVRRLSSVQLINDRCMEMQKTKHDKKNEEPEGKKKRGGRATCPFYSYDQMQFLRDEILLEVKDIEQLVTQAREVTACPYYASRYAVPAAQLVVLPYQTLLHDCTRRASGIKLKQQVVIIDEAHNLIDTITGMYSCQVTGAQLCQAHSQLAQYSERYRSRLKAKNLMYVKQILFLLEKFVGALGGNVRQNPNFQSVSQAGTELRSINDFLFYSHVDNINLFKVQRYCVKSMISRKLFGFTEKFRGTSIVNPVKAGAKTGGFQQFLQNLNPKNQGEGAAEISENDPVRSASPLMQIESFLSALTNANQDGRVLVQMQGSVARSRLKFLMLNPAVHFAEVLRECRAVIIAGGTMQPVSDFKQQLLMAAGLQPERIVEFSCGHVIPPENILPIVLCSGPTNQQLEFTYEKRGRPDMMDETGRILANLCNVVPGGLVCFFPSYEYEKLILDHWETTGTMKRLAGKKKVRV, from the exons ATGGATGTGCCGTCTCGCCCCGCGGACCCTGTGCCGTCTCGCCCCGCGGACCCTGTGCCGTCTCGCCCCGCGGACCCTGTGACATTCCCTTTCCCCTTCCCGCCGTACCCCATCCAGGAGCAGTTCATGACGGAGCTTTATCGGGTGCTCGAGGCCGGGAAAGTCGGGATATTTGAGAGTCCTACAGGCACG GGCAAGTCCTTGAGTCTGATCTGCGGCTCCCTGACTTGGTTGCGGGACTTTGAAGAGAAGAAGCGGCAGGAGGAGGCCGAGGCGCTGGCGGCAGAAACGGCAGTCGGCTCCACAGTCACCGGATCCACGGCCGAGCCCGACTGGGTGACCCAGTTcttacagaagaaagaagagatggACGTGAAGAACAAGATAAAG GAGGATCAGCTGCGAAGGAAGAAACGAGAAGAGAAACTGGAGCAGATGCGACGTAACGTCCAGCTGAAGTTCGCCGCCAAGAGAAAG AGGGAAGAGGATGATGAGACGATTCGTCTTCTCCGGCTCAGTCAGCAGATATTGTCCCCCGGAGGGGAAGGCCCGAGCCTGGAGGAAGGAGAGGAAGAGCTGCTCCTCGCCGAATATGAAAGTGACGAGGAAACGAAGAAAGAAGGCAGAAA ATCGGATGATGAGGATGATTGTGAAGAAGAGCATGTGACGAAG ATTTATTATTGCAGCCGCACTCACTCTCAGCTTTCGCAGTTTGTCCATGAACTACAGAAAAGTCCATTTGGGAAAGAGACTCGTCTGGTGTCCCTGGGGTCTCGGCAG AACATGTGTGTGAACGAGGACGTGCGGCGTCTGAGCTCCGTCCAGCTCATCAACGACCGCTGCATGGAGATGCAGAAGACCAAGCACG ATAAGAAGAACGAGGAGCCGGAGGGGAAGAAGAAGCGCGGAGGGCGGGCGACTTGTCCCTTCTATTCCTACGATCAAATGCAGTTTTTGCGGGATGAGATTCTCCTGGAGGTGAAGGACATTGAGCAGCTGGTGACTCAGGCCCGGGAGGTGACGGCGTGCCCGTACTATGCCAGCCGCTATGCCGTCCCTGCCGCACAG CTGGTGGTCCTCCCTTACCAGACGCTGCTCCATGACTGCACCCGCCGGGCGTCCGGCATCAAGCTGAAGCAGCAGGTGGTGATCATCGACGAAGCTCACAACCTGATAGACACCATAACCGGCATGTACAGCTGCCAGGTGACCGGGGCCCAG TTGTGCCAGGCGCACTCCCAGCTGGCGCAGTACTCGGAGCGATACAG GAGTCGACTGAAGGCAAAAAACCTGATGTACGTAAAGCAGATTCTCTTCCTGTTGGAGAAGTTTGTGGGGGCCCTCGGAG GGAACGTCAGGCAGAACCCAAATTTCCAGAGCGTGTCGCAGGCGG GCACCGAGCTCAGATCCATCAACGATTTCCTCTTCTACAGTCACGTGGACAACATCAACCTGTTCAAG GTCCAGAGATATTGTGTGAAAAGCATGATCAGCAGGAAG TTGTTCGGCTTCACCGAGAAATTCAGAGGGACGTCCATTGTTAACCCTGTGAAGGCCGGAGCCAAAACCGGAGGATTCCAGCAATTCCTACAGAACCTGAATCCGAAAAACCAGGGAGAAG GGGCGGCTGAGATCAGTGAGAACGACCCCGTTCGTTCTGCGTCGCCGTTAATGCAGATTGAAAGCTTCCTCTCCGCATTGACCAATGCCAACCAAGATGGACGTGTCCTGGTACAGATGCAAG GTTCGGTGGCGCGGAGCCGTCTGAAGTTCCTGATGCTGAACCCGGCGGTGCATTTCGCGGAGGTCTTGCGGGAGTGTCGCGCCGTGATCATCGCCGGAGGGACGATGCAGCCG GTTTCTGACTTTAAGCAGCAGTTGCTGATGGCGGCCGGGCTGCAGCCAGAGAGGATCGTTGAGTTCTCGTGCG GTCACGTGATTCCACCCGAAAATATTTTACCCATAGTGCTGTGCAGCGGGCCGACCAATCAGCAGCTGGAATTCACCTACGAGAAGAGGGGTCGGCCGGACATG ATGGACGAGACCGGACGGATTCTGGCCAACCTGTGTAACGTGGTCCCGGGGGGTCTCGTCTGCTTCTTCCCTTCTTACGAGTACGAGAAGCTGATCCTGGATCACTGGGAGACGACGGGAACAATGAAGAGACTGGCGGGAAAGAAAAAGGTCCGAGTGTGA
- the DDX11 gene encoding ATP-dependent DNA helicase DDX11 isoform X2: MRRNVQLKFAAKRKREEDDETIRLLRLSQQILSPGGEGPSLEEGEEELLLAEYESDEETKKEGRKSDDEDDCEEEHVTKIYYCSRTHSQLSQFVHELQKSPFGKETRLVSLGSRQNMCVNEDVRRLSSVQLINDRCMEMQKTKHDKKNEEPEGKKKRGGRATCPFYSYDQMQFLRDEILLEVKDIEQLVTQAREVTACPYYASRYAVPAAQLVVLPYQTLLHDCTRRASGIKLKQQVVIIDEAHNLIDTITGMYSCQVTGAQLCQAHSQLAQYSERYRSRLKAKNLMYVKQILFLLEKFVGALGGNVRQNPNFQSVSQAGTELRSINDFLFYSHVDNINLFKVQRYCVKSMISRKLFGFTEKFRGTSIVNPVKAGAKTGGFQQFLQNLNPKNQGEGAAEISENDPVRSASPLMQIESFLSALTNANQDGRVLVQMQGSVARSRLKFLMLNPAVHFAEVLRECRAVIIAGGTMQPVSDFKQQLLMAAGLQPERIVEFSCGHVIPPENILPIVLCSGPTNQQLEFTYEKRGRPDMMDETGRILANLCNVVPGGLVCFFPSYEYEKLILDHWETTGTMKRLAGKKKIFQEPKQASCVDQVLSEYSRCIKLSGRSAGPLTGALLFSVVGGKMSEGINFSDDLGRCIVMVGMPYPNIRSPELQEKISYLDHTLPKTDGGSAGKTLIENLCMKAVNQSIGRAIRHRGDFASIVLLDHRYSRPTILRKLPQWIRGSTEVRPSFAPAFASIRKFFQMKKMPS; this comes from the exons ATGCGACGTAACGTCCAGCTGAAGTTCGCCGCCAAGAGAAAG AGGGAAGAGGATGATGAGACGATTCGTCTTCTCCGGCTCAGTCAGCAGATATTGTCCCCCGGAGGGGAAGGCCCGAGCCTGGAGGAAGGAGAGGAAGAGCTGCTCCTCGCCGAATATGAAAGTGACGAGGAAACGAAGAAAGAAGGCAGAAA ATCGGATGATGAGGATGATTGTGAAGAAGAGCATGTGACGAAG ATTTATTATTGCAGCCGCACTCACTCTCAGCTTTCGCAGTTTGTCCATGAACTACAGAAAAGTCCATTTGGGAAAGAGACTCGTCTGGTGTCCCTGGGGTCTCGGCAG AACATGTGTGTGAACGAGGACGTGCGGCGTCTGAGCTCCGTCCAGCTCATCAACGACCGCTGCATGGAGATGCAGAAGACCAAGCACG ATAAGAAGAACGAGGAGCCGGAGGGGAAGAAGAAGCGCGGAGGGCGGGCGACTTGTCCCTTCTATTCCTACGATCAAATGCAGTTTTTGCGGGATGAGATTCTCCTGGAGGTGAAGGACATTGAGCAGCTGGTGACTCAGGCCCGGGAGGTGACGGCGTGCCCGTACTATGCCAGCCGCTATGCCGTCCCTGCCGCACAG CTGGTGGTCCTCCCTTACCAGACGCTGCTCCATGACTGCACCCGCCGGGCGTCCGGCATCAAGCTGAAGCAGCAGGTGGTGATCATCGACGAAGCTCACAACCTGATAGACACCATAACCGGCATGTACAGCTGCCAGGTGACCGGGGCCCAG TTGTGCCAGGCGCACTCCCAGCTGGCGCAGTACTCGGAGCGATACAG GAGTCGACTGAAGGCAAAAAACCTGATGTACGTAAAGCAGATTCTCTTCCTGTTGGAGAAGTTTGTGGGGGCCCTCGGAG GGAACGTCAGGCAGAACCCAAATTTCCAGAGCGTGTCGCAGGCGG GCACCGAGCTCAGATCCATCAACGATTTCCTCTTCTACAGTCACGTGGACAACATCAACCTGTTCAAG GTCCAGAGATATTGTGTGAAAAGCATGATCAGCAGGAAG TTGTTCGGCTTCACCGAGAAATTCAGAGGGACGTCCATTGTTAACCCTGTGAAGGCCGGAGCCAAAACCGGAGGATTCCAGCAATTCCTACAGAACCTGAATCCGAAAAACCAGGGAGAAG GGGCGGCTGAGATCAGTGAGAACGACCCCGTTCGTTCTGCGTCGCCGTTAATGCAGATTGAAAGCTTCCTCTCCGCATTGACCAATGCCAACCAAGATGGACGTGTCCTGGTACAGATGCAAG GTTCGGTGGCGCGGAGCCGTCTGAAGTTCCTGATGCTGAACCCGGCGGTGCATTTCGCGGAGGTCTTGCGGGAGTGTCGCGCCGTGATCATCGCCGGAGGGACGATGCAGCCG GTTTCTGACTTTAAGCAGCAGTTGCTGATGGCGGCCGGGCTGCAGCCAGAGAGGATCGTTGAGTTCTCGTGCG GTCACGTGATTCCACCCGAAAATATTTTACCCATAGTGCTGTGCAGCGGGCCGACCAATCAGCAGCTGGAATTCACCTACGAGAAGAGGGGTCGGCCGGACATG ATGGACGAGACCGGACGGATTCTGGCCAACCTGTGTAACGTGGTCCCGGGGGGTCTCGTCTGCTTCTTCCCTTCTTACGAGTACGAGAAGCTGATCCTGGATCACTGGGAGACGACGGGAACAATGAAGAGACTGGCGGGAAAGAAAAAG ATATTTCAGGAGCCTAAGCAGGCGAGTTGTGTGGATCAGGTCCTGTCCGAGTACTCGCGGTGCATCAAG CTCTCGGGACGATCCGCAGGGCCCCTGACCGGAGCGCTGCTCTTTTCTGTGGTCGGAGGAAAAATGAGCGAAGGAATCAACTTTTCTGACGACTTGGGCCG GTGCATTGTGATGGTGGGAATGCCGTACCCCAATATCCGCTCCCCCGAGCTGCAGGAGAAGATTTCGTATCTGGATCACACGCTG CCCAAGACTGACGGGGGGTCTGCTGGGAAAACGCTCATCGAGAATCTGTGCATGAAAGCCGTCAATCAGTCCATTG GACGAGCCATTCGGCACCGCGGTGACTTCGCCAGCATCGTCCTCTTAGACCACAGATACTCCAGACCCACGATCCTCCGTAAACTACCGCAGTGGATCCGCGGCAGCACAGAGGTCAGACCGTCCTTCGCTCCCGCTTTTGCCTCCATTAGAAAG TTTTTCCAGATGAAGAAGATGCCATCTTGA
- the WASHC1 gene encoding WASH complex subunit 1 isoform X2 produces the protein MPQRMSLERQAYSVPLIQPDLRREETIQQITVTLQHLQCVSDDIFSRILQRVETNRSQLKNINERVRLAQAKIEKVKGSKKAIKVFSSAKYPAPDRLQEYTSVFSGADDPWSEKRARHKVQSKHRPLDEQALQEKLKYYPVYVGPKGQEEEAAEEGLGSLPRNINSVSSLLLFNTTENLYKKYVFLDPLAGVVSRTNQPLEGDDEDRLFDAPLSISKREQLERQTAENYFYVPDLGEVPEIDVPYYLPDLPGVADDLMYSADLGPGIAPSAPAGPIPELPTFSTEEVPEPLRTDMQDGRLMPPPPPPPPPPPPPAMPAIVPPAPPQLPPPQPTLTVPSGGDDNGDPAAVQGAPKEVVKPSDGRASLLESIRQAGGIGKANLRNVKEKKLEKKKMKEQEQVRATGGGGDLMSDLFNKLAMRRKGISGKGPAAGSGDSPAGAFARISDTIPPLPPPQMMPGEADEDEWES, from the exons ATGCCTCAGAGGATGTCCCTGGAGCGTCAGGCGTATTCGGTGCCGCTCATCCAGCCGGATCTCCGCAGGGAAGAGACCATCCAGCAGATCACCGTCACCCTGCAGCACCTGCAGTGTGTGTCCGACGACATCTTCAGCAG GATCCTGCAGCGAGTGGAGACCAACAGGTCACAGCTGAAGAACATCAACGAGCGGGTCCGGCTGGCGCAGGCGAAGATCGAGAAGGTGAAGGGCAGCAAGAAGGCCATAAAG GTTTTCTCCAGCGCCAAGTACCCGGCTCCGGACCGTCTGCAGGAATACACGTCCGTCTTCTCCGGGGCAGATGATCCGTGGTCTGAGAAGCGAGCGAGACACAAGGTCCAGAGCAAGCACCGTCCGCTGGACGAGCAGGCGCTGCAG GAGAAACTCAAGTACTACCCCGTATACGTGGGCCCGAAGGGGCAAGAAGAGGAGGCGGCGGAGGAGGGGCTGGGCAGTCTCCCCCGAAACATCAACTCCGTCAGTTCTTTGCTTCTCTTCAACACAACGGAGAACCT GTACAAGAAGTACGTGTTCCTGGATCCTCTGGCCGGAGTGGTGTCCCGCACTAACCAGCCTCTAGAGGGCGACGATGAGGACCGGCTGTTCGATGCCCCTCTGTCCATCTCTAAGAGGGAGCAGCTGGAGCGGCAG ACGGCGGAGAATTACTTCTATGTTCCGGATCTTGGCGAGGTCCCGGAGATCGATGTTCCTTATTATTTGCCGGACCTTCCCGGGGTGGCGGACGACCTCATGTACAGCGCTGACCTGGGTCCTGGCATCGCTCCTTCTGCTCCTGCGGGGCCGATCCCGGAGCTGCCCACCTTCAGCACGGAGGAGGTCCCCGAGCCCTTGAGGACAG ATATGCAAGATGGCCGCCTTATGCCGCCACCACCGCCGCCTCCTCCCCCACCTCCGCCCCCTGCAATGCCAGCCATTGTTCCACCAGCTCCGCCACAGCTGCCTCCTCCACAGCCCACCCTAACTGTGCCCAGCGGAGGAGACGATAATGGGGACCCTG CCGCCGTCCAAGGAGCCCCCAAAGAGGTGGTGAAGCCCTCCGACGGCCGCGCGTCCCTCCTGGAATCCATCCGCCAAGCGGGCGGCATCGGAAAAGCCAATCTGCGGAATGTAAAGGAGAAAAAGCtggagaagaagaagatgaaggagCAGGAGCAAG TGAGAGCCACTGGTGGTGGAGGAGACCTGATGTCCGATCTGTTTAACAAGCTGGCGATGAGACGGAAAG GTATCTCAGGCAAGGGCCCGGCTGCCGGCAGCGGAGATTCTCCCGCTGGAGCATTTGCCAGGATTTCCGACACTATTCCACCCCTTCCCCCGCCACAAATGATGCCGGGAGAAGCTGACGAGGATGAATGGGAGTCGTAG
- the WASHC1 gene encoding WASH complex subunit 1 isoform X1: MSALRVSSSWGAVTMPQRMSLERQAYSVPLIQPDLRREETIQQITVTLQHLQCVSDDIFSRILQRVETNRSQLKNINERVRLAQAKIEKVKGSKKAIKVFSSAKYPAPDRLQEYTSVFSGADDPWSEKRARHKVQSKHRPLDEQALQEKLKYYPVYVGPKGQEEEAAEEGLGSLPRNINSVSSLLLFNTTENLYKKYVFLDPLAGVVSRTNQPLEGDDEDRLFDAPLSISKREQLERQTAENYFYVPDLGEVPEIDVPYYLPDLPGVADDLMYSADLGPGIAPSAPAGPIPELPTFSTEEVPEPLRTDMQDGRLMPPPPPPPPPPPPPAMPAIVPPAPPQLPPPQPTLTVPSGGDDNGDPAAVQGAPKEVVKPSDGRASLLESIRQAGGIGKANLRNVKEKKLEKKKMKEQEQVRATGGGGDLMSDLFNKLAMRRKGISGKGPAAGSGDSPAGAFARISDTIPPLPPPQMMPGEADEDEWES, from the exons ATGTCGGCCCTGAGGGTCTCTTCCTCAT GGGGCGCTGTCACGATGCCTCAGAGGATGTCCCTGGAGCGTCAGGCGTATTCGGTGCCGCTCATCCAGCCGGATCTCCGCAGGGAAGAGACCATCCAGCAGATCACCGTCACCCTGCAGCACCTGCAGTGTGTGTCCGACGACATCTTCAGCAG GATCCTGCAGCGAGTGGAGACCAACAGGTCACAGCTGAAGAACATCAACGAGCGGGTCCGGCTGGCGCAGGCGAAGATCGAGAAGGTGAAGGGCAGCAAGAAGGCCATAAAG GTTTTCTCCAGCGCCAAGTACCCGGCTCCGGACCGTCTGCAGGAATACACGTCCGTCTTCTCCGGGGCAGATGATCCGTGGTCTGAGAAGCGAGCGAGACACAAGGTCCAGAGCAAGCACCGTCCGCTGGACGAGCAGGCGCTGCAG GAGAAACTCAAGTACTACCCCGTATACGTGGGCCCGAAGGGGCAAGAAGAGGAGGCGGCGGAGGAGGGGCTGGGCAGTCTCCCCCGAAACATCAACTCCGTCAGTTCTTTGCTTCTCTTCAACACAACGGAGAACCT GTACAAGAAGTACGTGTTCCTGGATCCTCTGGCCGGAGTGGTGTCCCGCACTAACCAGCCTCTAGAGGGCGACGATGAGGACCGGCTGTTCGATGCCCCTCTGTCCATCTCTAAGAGGGAGCAGCTGGAGCGGCAG ACGGCGGAGAATTACTTCTATGTTCCGGATCTTGGCGAGGTCCCGGAGATCGATGTTCCTTATTATTTGCCGGACCTTCCCGGGGTGGCGGACGACCTCATGTACAGCGCTGACCTGGGTCCTGGCATCGCTCCTTCTGCTCCTGCGGGGCCGATCCCGGAGCTGCCCACCTTCAGCACGGAGGAGGTCCCCGAGCCCTTGAGGACAG ATATGCAAGATGGCCGCCTTATGCCGCCACCACCGCCGCCTCCTCCCCCACCTCCGCCCCCTGCAATGCCAGCCATTGTTCCACCAGCTCCGCCACAGCTGCCTCCTCCACAGCCCACCCTAACTGTGCCCAGCGGAGGAGACGATAATGGGGACCCTG CCGCCGTCCAAGGAGCCCCCAAAGAGGTGGTGAAGCCCTCCGACGGCCGCGCGTCCCTCCTGGAATCCATCCGCCAAGCGGGCGGCATCGGAAAAGCCAATCTGCGGAATGTAAAGGAGAAAAAGCtggagaagaagaagatgaaggagCAGGAGCAAG TGAGAGCCACTGGTGGTGGAGGAGACCTGATGTCCGATCTGTTTAACAAGCTGGCGATGAGACGGAAAG GTATCTCAGGCAAGGGCCCGGCTGCCGGCAGCGGAGATTCTCCCGCTGGAGCATTTGCCAGGATTTCCGACACTATTCCACCCCTTCCCCCGCCACAAATGATGCCGGGAGAAGCTGACGAGGATGAATGGGAGTCGTAG